GAAACGCGAGGATAACAGGACTCGTTAAGAATTCAATTACTTCTTCATACTCTTCTTGTTCCAATAATAGATCACCTTTTAATAAAACTGCTTCTGTCAATTCTGGTTCTAATCCTATCGCTTTATTTATTTGTTCTTTTGCTTTTGGTTCATCTTTTAATTTCAAAAATAATTTTGCAGCTTCTAAATAATATTCTGCTTGATACGGATTAACTTCAATCCCCTTATTGATTGCTACTAATGCTTTGTCTAAAAGGTTCTGCTCTTGATACGCATTAGATAGATACAAGTAGGCACTCATATAATGAGGATCTTTTTCTAATAAATCTTCTATGATTTGACTAGCACGATTGAATTCTTTTAATTGTAGATAGGCGAATCCTAATTGAAAAAGACTATCTGATGTATGTTCTTCATCCGAAACTACTTCTAGACAGTCAACCGCTTCTTCGAAATTCCCAATGGCATTGTAGCCGTCTGCTAATAAAATTTGTAAGTTTTCCGCCCATAAATCTTGCGTGTCTGCTTCGATCAAATTTTTAAATATGATGATTGCTTTTTTATATTCGCCACTCGCTTGATATAATTTCCCTAATGCATATTGTATAACAGGCTCATCTGGAAGAAGCTTACTTGCTTCCAATAATTTATGCTCGCTTACTTCATAGAGCCCCATCGTTTGATAGGCATCTGCTAGCATCAATAGAGCATGTGGATATAGTTCACTTGTTTCATCAAATTCTAAAAGAGTATCCAAAGCATTTTCAAGTTCATTTTGATCAATGTAGATTTCTGCTATAAATAAGTTCCACTCTTCTAATTCTGGAGACATTTTTTGTAGAAGTAGATACGCTGTTTTAGCTTCCTCTAAAAACCCTGCTTGATGTAACGCTTCTGCAAACTCAGATAGCTCTTCTAATTCATGGTTAATCCTTGATATTTCTAGTGATTGTTTAAAAAGAGAAGTTGCTTCCTCTTGATTATTTTCACGTACGGCATGAAACATTTCAATTGCTTCTTGATTCACTCCAGTTCCCACCTATTCTATTTGACCTTCTTTATCCATTTTATCATAAACTTTAACAGGTGTAAGCAATTGTACCTCATATTGCCTGTTTTATAGTTTTTAATGGTAAATTAATCGTTTGAAGCAAAAGAAAAAACCGAGACCATTGTCCCGGTTTTTTACCTATTTATTTTTTAACTGCATCTTTCAATGCTTTACCTGGTTTGAAAGCAGGTACTTTGCTTGCTGCGATTTGGATTTCTTCCCCTGTTTGAGGGTTACGTCCTTTACGAGCAGCGCGGTCTCTTACTTCAAAGTTACCAAATCCGATAACTTGAACTTTCTCGCCTTCTTGCAAAGCTTCTTGAATAACTTCGAATAATGCATCTACAGTAGCTGTAACTTCCTTTTTGGTAAGGTCTGTTTTTCCAGCAACTCTTTCAATCAATTCAGCTTTATTTGCCATATTGTCTATTCACCTCCTGCCAAAAAAGAAGTATCCTTATTTTTTTGATTAGCATCAAAATCAGGACAAACTACTTTTGAGTGGTCCAAAAATAGTGCAATGAAATACCAGTGGTAACCACCGGTCTTCCTTATAAAGGATATCATACAAATCGTATCACTGCAACGATTATAAGCCGTTTTATAAAATCTAAAGATTATTTTTTCTTTCGAGCAATAATTCTAAATGGAGTCCCCTCAAATTCGAAAGCTTTTCGAATTTGATTTTCAATAAAGCGTTGATAAGAGAAATGAAGCATTTCAGGTTCGTTTACAAACAACACAAATGTAGGCGGTTTGACGGCTACTTGAGTCATATAATAAATCTTCAAACGACGTCCTTTATCTGTAGGAGTCGGATTTCTCGAGATCGCATCCATTAAAACATCATTCAAAAGAGAAGAAGAAATTCGTTTATTTTGAGATAGACTAATTTCCTTAATCTTTTCTGGTATATTCGACAATCTTTGTTTCGTTATTGCCGATACATATAAAATAGGTGCATAGGAAAGATATTGGAATTCATCCCGAATCTTTTCTTCAAAATTCTTCATTGTATGGTTATCTTTTTCTAATTTATCCCACTTATTAACCAGAATAAGAATCCCTTTACCAGCGTCATGAGCATAACCGGCAACTTTTTTATCTTGCTCTTGGATTCCTTCTTCAGCATTCAAAACGACACAAACAATATCAGAACGATCAATCGCTCGTAATGCCCGCATCACACTATATTTTTCTGTAGCTTCACTTACTTTTCCTTTTTTACGAATACCAGCTGTATCAATCATCTGGAATTCAGCACCATCTGGATCTTCAAAAAGTGTATCAATAGCATCTCGGGTAGTCCCAGCTATATCAGAAACAATAACTCGTTCTTCACCTAAAATGGAATTGACTAGGGAAGATTTCCCTACATTAGGACGACCAATCAAACAAAACTTAATCGTAGTATCTTCTTCCTCTTCTTGTTCTACCACTGGAAATTCGGAAACAATCGCATCTAATAGATCTCCTAATCCTAATCCGTGGCTTCCCGAGATTGGATATGGATTTCCTAACCCTAAGCTATAAAAATCGAAAACATCGGTTCGCATTTCTGGGTTATCCGTTTTGTTGACTGCCAATAAAACGGGTTTTCCTGATTGATATAAAATACGAGCAACGTTCTCATCGCCTTCTGTGACTCCTTCACGAACACTAGTAATCAAAAGAATAACATCTGCTTCTTCCATTGCTACTTGAGCTTGGAGTTTGATTTGACTCATAAATGGCTCATCTGCGATATCAATACCACCTGTATCAATGATATCGAAGGTTCTTCCCAACCATTCACCTCTTGCATAGATTCTATCTCTCGTCACGCCGGGAATATCATCTACGATGGAAATCCGTTCACCTGCAAGTCGATTGAATATTGTTGATTTACCGACATTAGGTCTTCCTACAATTGCAATTACAGGATTCGGCATTTTCATCACTCCCTAAATTTCTCTTCATTATTTTTTATATTATTCTTTACACCTTAAAAAAGGACATGGCATTTATCCATGTCCCCTCATGAATGACTATTTATTCGTTATCTTCGCCTTCATTTTCAACTTTAAATCCACTTAATTTATCTCCCAAAACGTCACCAAATGTAAAGGATGAATCACTGTCATCTTCTTGACTTTGGTAATTTTGTTGTTCTCTGCGAGATGAAGCTTGTGGAGCTTGATTTTTCTGTTCTTGAAGAGCTTTCACACTCAAGGACAATCTGTGATCTTCTGGACGTACATCCAAAACTTTCACTTCAATTTCTTGACCTTCTTCTAATACTTCTTGCGGAGTTGCAATATGTTGATGTGAGATTTGTGAAATATGAACTAACCCTTCAACTCCAGGGAATACTTCAACAAATGCTCCAAAGCTTGTCAATCTTTTAACGGTTCCTGTTAATACGCTATCTATTGGAGCTTTTTCTTCAATTGACTCCCAAGGTCCTGGCAATGTTTCTTTAATACTTAAGGATACACGTCCTCTTTCTTTATCAACGGAAAGAATTTTTACATTTACTTTATCGTTAATTGTCAAAACATCACCGGGGTTGTTTACGTGTTCGTGTGCAATTTGGGAAATATGAACCAAACCATCCACTCCACCTAAATCAACAAAAGCACCAAAATTAGTTAGTCTAGCAATCGTTCCTTCTACAACATCGCCTTCATGCAATGCATCCATACGTTCTTCACTCATAGCTTCTTTCTCCTTTTCAACTACTGCCTTATGAGAAAGAATTAAACGGTTCTCACTTGGTTCCAGTTCAATTATTTTGAATTTCATGATCTTGCCTTTATATCCAGAAAAATCTTCCACAAAGTGATCTTCAACCATTGACGCTGGTACAAAACCTCGCACACCTACATCAACAACTAAACCACCCTTTACAACATCTTTAACAGGTGCTTCGATATACTCACCTTTTTCGGACTTTTCTTGAATTTCTTTCCATACTTTCTTCGCGTCAACTCGACGTTTAGAAAGCAAGTAGCTGCCATTTTCCTTGTCCTTGATTTGCTTAATTACAACAAGTTCAATATGGTCCCCTACATTCATTACTTCGTTGATATCATCAAACGGTTTTGCAGAAAGCTCGTTGTAAGGAATAACACCCTCTAATCCACTACCAGTGATCCCCACAATTGCTTGGTTGTCTTCAATAGTCAACACTTCACCTTGGACGGTATCTCCTACTTCTAATGGTGGATAAGCATTGAGCATTTCATCCATTGTAGGTTCACTGCTTTCTGAATCAGGTGTGCGTTTTGGCACCAAATCATTCTCGATATCTTCTGGTTCAAATTCTGCTACTTCTTGCAATGCTGAATCAGCTTCTTCCTGATTTGAAACCGTCACAGGTGTGGAAGTCATTTCAGTATCTTGTGAAGTAACGTCTAAATCTTCTTCATTAGACTGTTGATTTTCTTTGTTGTCTGCCATTTACCTTTTCCTCCTATAGTCTTACATACTCATGGTTGCTCCCGTTTTTGATTGTATAGAACCATTTTAGACGAGGAGCATTTGGAAACGTATAACCATATAAGCCTATTTTAACATCTTCTTTAAATACCGTCCAGTATTGTTGATTTATTAGTGATTTTATCACAAAATATAATAAAAAGATATATACATCTTTTCAAGTATTCAAACTCTAAATTTTATCTACTAAAGAAAGCATTTCGTTGATTACTTCCTCTATATTCATATGCGTTGTATTTAATTCAATCGCATCCTCTGCCTTTTTAAGAGGAGAAGCGGTTCGATGAGTATCATAATGATCTCTTGCTTTCATATCCTCTGTTAACTGCTCTAGCGAGACCTCTACTCCATTCGCTGTTAGCTCTTGGTATCTTCTAGAAGCTCTTTCTTCAGCAGAAGCAACCAAAAAGACCTTTAAATCGGCATGTGGCAATACTACCGTACCGATATCTCTTCCATCCATTACAATGCCACCAGCTTCAGCTATTTCCTGTTGTCTACGAACCATTTCTTTGCGAACCGCCACATGAGAAGAAACTTCACTAACATGATTGGTCACATCCATACTTCTGATCTGTTGAGTTACATCCTCATCATTCAGACTAACTTTTTGAACTCCATTTTCCATTTTAAAAGCAATCGTACACGTAGCTAACAGAGACACTAGTGCTTTTTCGTTATCAAAAGGCGTCTGATTATTTAATGCCGCAAAGGTAAGGGAACGGTACATAGCTCCGGTGTCTAAATATATTAAATGTAGTGCTTCTGCAATTTTTTTTGCAATCGTGCTCTTCCCTGCTGATGCAGGTCCGTCGATTGCGATACTGATTTTTTCAATGTATGCCTCCAACTATTCTTTAAAAAATAATTGGCCCGTAAGGAACACGGACCAAATTTTTAAAGCTTTTTTTATTTAACTTTCAAAACCTCGCCAATTACAGCAACATCGTTTGATAAGCCGTTAATCGATTTCAACGTTTCTAAATCCATTCCATGGTTTAAAGCAATCCGATACAGATTATCTCCAGCTTGTACGGTGTAGGTATTCGTATACTCCCCTTCAGGCTCTGTAGGCTCTGTTTCTGGAGGAGTCTCTGGAACATTCGGCTCAACCGGTGGAATCACCTCTGGTTCCGTTGATTCTGGAGGAGTCTCCACTTCTGCAGGTTCTTTCTTACTTTCTTTTTCTACTGACTCATCACTGGATTCACGTTCTTCAGAACTTGAAACGGCTACTTCTTTAGACTCCGTACGACTATCTATCTCTGATTCATCTGAAGAGCTTGTTCCTTTTTTATTGACCATTACTTGTTCTGGAGTTTGCGGAGCAGGTGCTGCTTTCGTTCGATTATTCCAGTAAATCGTTGCAAAAGGGATAATAAGTAGAGCTAGAAATAAGAAAAAGACAACCTTATAGAGAGGTGCTACTTCATCATTTTTTGCTTTTCGAGCTGATCGTGAATATTGCTTGTTTTTTGGATTTTCCTCTTCAACAAATTTACGTGTCCACGGCTCTTTGTTTTTTGATGGTTCTTTACGATTTGTTTGCTTTTGATTATTTTTTTTCTTACTCATCCCAGCATTTCCCCCTATAAATTCATCGTTCTTATTGTAGCATATTTTCGAAATGAATAAAGGGGTTTCTTATAAAGAGACCTACTTTTTTATTTAAAAATGAAATTACATTTCCCATAAAAATAAAAAACGTTGTAAAGTACTAGTAAACAGTACTTTACAACGCTTTTCTGATTGTTTTTATTCGTTATTCTTTTTCAGCTGTTGTATTTTCCACATGGTAAAATAATTCAAAAGTAAATGAACCTTGGTAATTATTTTCTCCATTTTTTTGGAAACTAAATGCATACACATTCCAAATACGTTCAAAATCTAGTAAATTATCTAATAAATTCTGCATATCGGCTATCTTTTCACTCGTTATATCTACTTGATAAACACTTTTCATATACGAATTTCCAATATCTTCTAGCAGTTGTGGTTCACCGGTTCGTGTAATTTGGTTTAAGGTGATATTTTCTTTTTTGGCAGCTTTTTCTAACGCGACCATTTCTTGATTCACCTTTTCTCCTTCCGGTAAATAATCCCACGTTTCTTCATAGTTTTCCTCATACTCTTGAAGAATATTTCCTTCAGGAGGATAGGTCGCCATTAACGTTTTTTGTTGATCCACTAAACTTGTTGATTGCTCAGCTTGTTCTTTTACGGTCGTGAGAATATACTGATCTCCATAAAAAAGCACAGCAACCAGCACAAGAAACATTACTAATAAGAGAGAAAGCGAAAGGCGATTCCATTTTAATTTCATGGTACCAACTCCTCTCTTAAAATTGTTTCATCTAGCTCTAACCGCATTTCAACTAGAGAGCCTGTTTGAGTGGTCTGATTTTCTATTCGAATCAAGTGCGTATTCGTAACATAGTTCAAATCATTAAAAAGGTCGATCGTATTTGATAATTCATCGATCGATAACTCTTCTAATACAAGCGTTACTTGGTTTAATTCATTTACGTTTACGATAGAAATATTTTTATCTTGATTCGGAACGATTGCGACTAACTCTTTCACTAGCAGATCCATGGGATATTGTCTTTCTTCAAATACCGTTTTATCTCCGGTTAAGAGTTTTGTTAAAGTATCATATGTTTCGATTTGTTGAGAAATCGTTAATGGCTCCGCTGCTTCTTGAAGCCAAACACTATTCTCCTCATCTGTTTTGATATAACTCGTATAGGAAACAAAAAAATAACCTCCAACAGCAACAAGAAGAAGCATAAAAACTCCACTAATCAGATACGGAAGAAAATTTGTTTGTTTTTTCTCGAAAAAATTTATTTCAAACATTTTAATTTTCCACCTTTTTCTTTTTTCTTTGTTTTATTTTGGGGGGATTACTATTTTTCTCTGTTTTTATAGATAACCCATATAACGGAAGAAAAGCAGATTTGATAGGTTCATGAACCGACAAAATATTGATAGGAATATAAAAACGTTTCGATAATCGATCCTGAATCTCTTTTAAATTAGTAAAATTTCCAATTAAAAAGATATCCGTTACGCTACCTTCTTTATTCATGACAGAATAACGATAGAACTCCAAGAAACGTTCTAAAGAATCAAGCATTACATTTGTACTATCTTCAAACGCTTCTTCACTTCCCTTCCACTCCCACGTTCCCTCTTCGGTTAGCTCCCACGAATCAGTTAAGTAATCTGGTTTGGATTGACGAACAAATTTCGGGATTCCTTTGTTAAAAACGGTAATCAAATTACTACTACGGTTCATCTGTAATACCAATATATGTCTAGAATCATCTACTACTACTTTTTCTTGTTCCCGAATTGCTCGGTAGATCGATAGAGAAGAAATATCTGCGACAATCGGATTCAACCCTACTGTTTCCAATAATAATTTATATTGATGAATGACTTCTTTTGGATAAAGGATTAATAAAATGGTTTGCTCGGCTTCTTGTTTTTCTAGAACTTCAAAGTGAAAACTTGTTTGTTTAAAAGGAGAACGAATCAACTGATTCATATGCAAATCAATGTACTCTTTTATTTCTGCCTCATTTAGTTGAGAAGGAACTTGTTCTTCTCGAATCAGAATAAAATCATCCGGTAAGAGGATAGAGGTCTTCGCATTCTTCCATTTCTTCTCCGTTACAAGTGCTTTTAATCGATTCTCAACCAGGGAAGGATTAATCAGTTTCCCTTCATGAATAATCTCCGTATCAAACAGGATTTCTTCTGTTTCAAGAATCGATTTTGATTGTGAATCTACCGCAATATAACGGATTTGTCTTTCTAACAACTCAATATATAAAAGGGGTTTTTTTGAAAAAAACATGTTTCACCTCCAAGACCGTATTGTAAATCAGTTGAATATTAGCTAAGGAATGACCAGTACCAGTGAAGGATCGATTCTCCAAAATAAAATACCGTTAGAGCGGCTAATCCGATGTATGGACCAAAAGGGATGGCTGCTTTTCTATTAACTTTCTTTCTCATCATTAAGAACCCACCACCTATTGTTCCGTAAAGAGTGGATATGAAAAAGAGCAGAAGAAATGGATAAACTCCAAAAATAAATCCTAATAAGGTAAAATACTTCAAGTCCCCCGCTCCCATTCCCCCTTTAGATAAAAGAATAATCAAAAAGAGTAAGCCAAATGCTACTACTGCTCCTAACAGAGAATTCCAAAAAGGGAAAGAGGATTTACCATTCGAAACACCACGAAAAATGGCAAAAAGAATAATAGGATACGGTTGGGAATTCGTCGATAAACCAAATCGGATACAGTTAAAGGAATAATCAGACTGATGAGTAATAATCCTAAAATTAATTCTTGGCTCCATCCATATTTATAAAAAGTATACCCAGCCAATAAGCCTGTTGCTACTTCGATAATGGGATAAAGCGGCGAAATAGTTTCTTTACATTGGCGACATTTCCCTCTTTGCCGTAAAAAAGACCAAATCGGAATTAATTCACTCCAAGTCAAAGTCCGTTGACACGTATCACAATAGGATCGTGATTGAGAAAAAAATGACTTTGTAGGTACTCTCAACCCAACCACATTAAAAAACGAACCAAAAACAACTCCGTAAATGAAAAAAATAAAGGTTGTGATTATATGCATAACATTCTCCTATATAGTAAGAAAGACCCCTTTAAGGAGTCTTTCTGGTTAGTTATTAGGTGCTTCTAAGCCTTCCATTACGTCAAATTTATTAATAGTTGTAGTATCTGTTTTTACTTTAGATTCTAAATAACCACCAGCAGTAAGCTCATCTACTGTTACTTGTCCATCTTCATCTTCAGGATTTTGAATAAAATACATTTGTGCTGCATCTATAATCAAGGCTTCTTGAGCTTTATCTGTATCATCTCCAGCTTTCTTAACGATTCCTCCGATTGATGGAATTGCAATAGCAATAATAAGCCCTAAAATTACAATTACTCCTAGCAATTCAATTAAAGTAAAGCCCTCTTCTTTTTTTAACAATTGTTTAATTTTATTTCTCATTTCTTTTTACCTACCTTTTTCTATTATTTTATAGCAGAAGTTAATCTTTTTTTAAAATAAAATTTTCAACAAAAGTTTAACTTAATAATTATCATAAACTAAAATCTTAAATAATACAATACTTTTTATAAATTTATTTTAAGTTAATTAAAAGCTTTCAAACATACTAAACATTGGAATAACAATAGACAAAACAATCAAACCTACCACTACGGAAAGAAAGATAATGAGGAGTGGTTCTATTAGTGCTTGAAACTTTTCTGACGCTTCTTGTACTTCTTGATCATAAAATTCCGATACTTTTTTTAGCATATCATCTAAAGACCCACTCGTTTCACCTACTTGAATCATTTGGATGATCAGTGCGGGGAAAAACCAATGATTTTCCATCGGTTTGGCTAATGATTCTCCTTGTTCCACTTCTTTTTTAGCTTCTAACAAGACTTTTTCGACTACCCGATTGCCTACCACCTGACTGGTTACCTCAATTGCTTGTAAAATAGGAACCGAGCTATTAATCAGAGAACTTAGGGTTTGGGTCATTCGGGCCAATAGTGCCTTTTGGATAAAAGTACCGATAACTGGTATTTTTAATTGTAGATAGTCAAAATAATAGGCAACCTTTTCTTCTTTACTTAGGCGGATCAGAAGAAGTACTACTAGCGCAATGCTAAGAAAGAATAACCACCAGTAGGTTTGAAACCAGGTACTTAAACTCATTACGAATTGAGTAATCGCAGGTAACTCTTGATCCATAGAAGCAAACAAGTCACTAAAGATGGGAACAATAAAAATTAATAGAAACGTCATAATTAATAAGGCCAGTCCCCCTACCACAAGTGGATAGGTCATCGCAGTAGATACCTTCTGCTTGATTCGATATTGTTTTTCATAGTAGGTAGCCATCTGATCTAACACTTCTTCTAATTGGCCACTAATCTCAGCGGAGTGAATCATATGAAATAACAGTTCTGGAAATACCTTTGGATACTTTTTCATCGCATCGGACAATGCGGTTCCTTCTTTTATTTCTGAGGCAACTTCTTCTAAGGTTTCTTTGAGTAACAAGTTACTCGTTTGCTCGGAAAGCAAGTCAAGTGCATCCACAAGTAGAATCCCGGCATTAATCAAGGAGGAAAATTGTCTAAGGAAGATAATCAGATCTTTCATTTTAAGCGAAGATCGTAGGTTAATCTCTTTATTTAACAGCGAATTTAAGGGTTCTACCTGGTAGACAATCAAGTCCATCATCCTCAATTGGCTCAGTGCTTCTTTTTTATTGACACTATCGATTTTCCCTTTCATCGTCTTTCCTTCTTTTGTCTTAGCTTTATAAGCAAAAACAGCCATGCTCGCTCCCCCTCCTTTCCTTTTTCTA
The Jeotgalibaca sp. MA1X17-3 genome window above contains:
- a CDS encoding tetratricopeptide repeat protein; this encodes MNQEAIEMFHAVRENNQEEATSLFKQSLEISRINHELEELSEFAEALHQAGFLEEAKTAYLLLQKMSPELEEWNLFIAEIYIDQNELENALDTLLEFDETSELYPHALLMLADAYQTMGLYEVSEHKLLEASKLLPDEPVIQYALGKLYQASGEYKKAIIIFKNLIEADTQDLWAENLQILLADGYNAIGNFEEAVDCLEVVSDEEHTSDSLFQLGFAYLQLKEFNRASQIIEDLLEKDPHYMSAYLYLSNAYQEQNLLDKALVAINKGIEVNPYQAEYYLEAAKLFLKLKDEPKAKEQINKAIGLEPELTEAVLLKGDLLLEQEEYEEVIEFLTSPVILAFPEQDWQLAKAYNGLEEFEKSADYYQKAYQVLFDDLNFLEDYMNFLQEEGNIKKLQQVLELALAIDPENELLFERNERMLSEDF
- a CDS encoding HU family DNA-binding protein, translating into MANKAELIERVAGKTDLTKKEVTATVDALFEVIQEALQEGEKVQVIGFGNFEVRDRAARKGRNPQTGEEIQIAASKVPAFKPGKALKDAVKK
- the der gene encoding ribosome biogenesis GTPase Der; the protein is MPNPVIAIVGRPNVGKSTIFNRLAGERISIVDDIPGVTRDRIYARGEWLGRTFDIIDTGGIDIADEPFMSQIKLQAQVAMEEADVILLITSVREGVTEGDENVARILYQSGKPVLLAVNKTDNPEMRTDVFDFYSLGLGNPYPISGSHGLGLGDLLDAIVSEFPVVEQEEEEDTTIKFCLIGRPNVGKSSLVNSILGEERVIVSDIAGTTRDAIDTLFEDPDGAEFQMIDTAGIRKKGKVSEATEKYSVMRALRAIDRSDIVCVVLNAEEGIQEQDKKVAGYAHDAGKGILILVNKWDKLEKDNHTMKNFEEKIRDEFQYLSYAPILYVSAITKQRLSNIPEKIKEISLSQNKRISSSLLNDVLMDAISRNPTPTDKGRRLKIYYMTQVAVKPPTFVLFVNEPEMLHFSYQRFIENQIRKAFEFEGTPFRIIARKKK
- the rpsA gene encoding 30S ribosomal protein S1; its protein translation is MDEMLNAYPPLEVGDTVQGEVLTIEDNQAIVGITGSGLEGVIPYNELSAKPFDDINEVMNVGDHIELVVIKQIKDKENGSYLLSKRRVDAKKVWKEIQEKSEKGEYIEAPVKDVVKGGLVVDVGVRGFVPASMVEDHFVEDFSGYKGKIMKFKIIELEPSENRLILSHKAVVEKEKEAMSEERMDALHEGDVVEGTIARLTNFGAFVDLGGVDGLVHISQIAHEHVNNPGDVLTINDKVNVKILSVDKERGRVSLSIKETLPGPWESIEEKAPIDSVLTGTVKRLTSFGAFVEVFPGVEGLVHISQISHQHIATPQEVLEEGQEIEVKVLDVRPEDHRLSLSVKALQEQKNQAPQASSRREQQNYQSQEDDSDSSFTFGDVLGDKLSGFKVENEGEDNE
- the cmk gene encoding (d)CMP kinase yields the protein MEAYIEKISIAIDGPASAGKSTIAKKIAEALHLIYLDTGAMYRSLTFAALNNQTPFDNEKALVSLLATCTIAFKMENGVQKVSLNDEDVTQQIRSMDVTNHVSEVSSHVAVRKEMVRRQQEIAEAGGIVMDGRDIGTVVLPHADLKVFLVASAEERASRRYQELTANGVEVSLEQLTEDMKARDHYDTHRTASPLKKAEDAIELNTTHMNIEEVINEMLSLVDKI
- a CDS encoding LysM peptidoglycan-binding domain-containing protein; this encodes MSKKKNNQKQTNRKEPSKNKEPWTRKFVEEENPKNKQYSRSARKAKNDEVAPLYKVVFFLFLALLIIPFATIYWNNRTKAAPAPQTPEQVMVNKKGTSSSDESEIDSRTESKEVAVSSSEERESSDESVEKESKKEPAEVETPPESTEPEVIPPVEPNVPETPPETEPTEPEGEYTNTYTVQAGDNLYRIALNHGMDLETLKSINGLSNDVAVIGEVLKVK
- the pilM gene encoding type IV pilus biogenesis protein PilM — translated: MFFSKKPLLYIELLERQIRYIAVDSQSKSILETEEILFDTEIIHEGKLINPSLVENRLKALVTEKKWKNAKTSILLPDDFILIREEQVPSQLNEAEIKEYIDLHMNQLIRSPFKQTSFHFEVLEKQEAEQTILLILYPKEVIHQYKLLLETVGLNPIVADISSLSIYRAIREQEKVVVDDSRHILVLQMNRSSNLITVFNKGIPKFVRQSKPDYLTDSWELTEEGTWEWKGSEEAFEDSTNVMLDSLERFLEFYRYSVMNKEGSVTDIFLIGNFTNLKEIQDRLSKRFYIPINILSVHEPIKSAFLPLYGLSIKTEKNSNPPKIKQRKKKKVEN
- a CDS encoding A24 family peptidase — protein: MEPRINFRIITHQSDYSFNCIRFGLSTNSQPYPIILFAIFRGVSNGKSSFPFWNSLLGAVVAFGLLFLIILLSKGGMGAGDLKYFTLLGFIFGVYPFLLLFFISTLYGTIGGGFLMMRKKVNRKAAIPFGPYIGLAALTVFYFGESILHWYWSFLS
- a CDS encoding type II secretion system protein, with product MRNKIKQLLKKEEGFTLIELLGVIVILGLIIAIAIPSIGGIVKKAGDDTDKAQEALIIDAAQMYFIQNPEDEDGQVTVDELTAGGYLESKVKTDTTTINKFDVMEGLEAPNN
- a CDS encoding type II secretion system F family protein — its product is MAVFAYKAKTKEGKTMKGKIDSVNKKEALSQLRMMDLIVYQVEPLNSLLNKEINLRSSLKMKDLIIFLRQFSSLINAGILLVDALDLLSEQTSNLLLKETLEEVASEIKEGTALSDAMKKYPKVFPELLFHMIHSAEISGQLEEVLDQMATYYEKQYRIKQKVSTAMTYPLVVGGLALLIMTFLLIFIVPIFSDLFASMDQELPAITQFVMSLSTWFQTYWWLFFLSIALVVLLLIRLSKEEKVAYYFDYLQLKIPVIGTFIQKALLARMTQTLSSLINSSVPILQAIEVTSQVVGNRVVEKVLLEAKKEVEQGESLAKPMENHWFFPALIIQMIQVGETSGSLDDMLKKVSEFYDQEVQEASEKFQALIEPLLIIFLSVVVGLIVLSIVIPMFSMFESF